In Liquorilactobacillus nagelii DSM 13675, the following proteins share a genomic window:
- a CDS encoding TraX family protein codes for MTTFLNKHKSLTTFDLKVIGLVLMVFDHIHQMFAGAGVPGWFNWLGRPVATIFFFVSVEGFTHTHDKKKYLWRLLIGYWIMGVGDALIQAFFSVGNVALMNNIFGDLFVGVSAMYGYEKFKAALKKHDLKSGLSGSVLIGLPLLLSLYLHFSVQGRGFFQLSSILVNFIYPSSAGAENAYFCYLAFFLYLVKDNRKLQYLFIVIAAIWYTGYLSYWQFNDLFTVNIQWMMIFAIIPIALYNSKRGKSMKYFFYIFYPAHIWGLFILASLLGVK; via the coding sequence ATGACAACTTTTTTAAATAAACATAAATCTTTGACGACTTTTGACTTGAAGGTCATTGGTTTAGTACTAATGGTTTTTGATCATATCCACCAAATGTTTGCTGGAGCTGGCGTACCGGGATGGTTTAATTGGTTAGGTCGGCCAGTGGCAACGATTTTTTTCTTTGTCAGTGTTGAGGGCTTCACGCATACACATGATAAGAAAAAATATTTGTGGCGCTTGTTGATAGGCTACTGGATTATGGGGGTCGGAGATGCACTTATTCAGGCTTTCTTTAGTGTTGGTAATGTAGCATTGATGAATAATATTTTTGGTGATTTGTTCGTTGGTGTTTCAGCGATGTATGGTTATGAAAAATTTAAAGCAGCTTTGAAAAAGCATGATTTAAAATCTGGTTTGTCAGGTTCAGTACTGATTGGCTTGCCGCTTTTATTGTCGCTATATTTGCATTTTTCAGTACAGGGGAGGGGATTTTTCCAATTATCCAGCATATTAGTTAATTTTATTTACCCTTCATCAGCTGGGGCAGAAAACGCTTATTTTTGTTATTTAGCATTTTTCTTATATTTGGTTAAGGATAATCGAAAACTACAGTATCTTTTCATCGTTATTGCAGCGATTTGGTATACAGGCTATCTGTCTTATTGGCAATTTAATGACTTATTTACAGTCAACATTCAATGGATGATGATTTTTGCTATTATCCCAATTGCTTTATATAATTCGAAACGCGGTAAGAGTATGAAGTACTTCTTTTATATTTTCTATCCAGCACATATTTGGGGACTTTTCATTTTAGCGAGTTTACTGGGAGTTAAGTAG
- a CDS encoding recombinase family protein: MMKKQIKNIINHICYTSKIYELLNQELATAYSPQEIQVLLKKVLINSHHWKKKGKYLTFYNIDDKLEITINSENFQIVTISKISHTKQQTTITKYGYARVSTADQKLENQIEVLKAAGAEKIYQEKFTGTTTERPEFKKLLAKLTPGDTLIITKLDRFARNTKEALEIIQTLFSLGIKVNILNMGIIDNTPTGQLIFTIFSAFAQFERDMIVTRTQEGKEFAKRNNPNFTEGRPQKYTDKQILFAYKLRQKGLTYKQLEQQTGIGSKTLQRRFKLIK, translated from the coding sequence ATGATGAAAAAGCAAATTAAAAATATTATTAATCATATTTGCTATACTTCAAAAATATATGAGCTACTTAATCAAGAGTTGGCAACAGCTTACTCTCCACAAGAAATTCAAGTCTTGCTAAAAAAAGTACTAATTAATTCACATCATTGGAAGAAAAAAGGAAAGTATTTAACCTTCTATAATATTGATGATAAACTGGAAATTACAATTAACAGCGAAAATTTTCAAATAGTTACTATTTCCAAAATTTCCCACACTAAGCAACAAACTACAATTACAAAGTATGGTTACGCACGAGTCAGTACCGCTGACCAAAAATTGGAAAATCAAATTGAAGTTCTTAAAGCTGCCGGTGCAGAAAAAATTTATCAAGAAAAATTCACTGGGACAACTACCGAACGACCAGAGTTCAAAAAATTATTAGCTAAACTTACCCCGGGGGACACTTTGATTATTACCAAACTAGATCGTTTTGCCCGTAATACTAAAGAAGCCTTGGAAATTATTCAAACTTTATTTTCCCTAGGTATCAAAGTCAACATTTTAAATATGGGAATAATTGATAACACCCCAACTGGTCAACTGATTTTTACAATTTTTAGTGCCTTTGCTCAGTTTGAACGCGATATGATCGTCACGCGAACCCAAGAAGGCAAGGAATTTGCGAAGAGAAATAATCCAAACTTCACTGAAGGTCGGCCGCAAAAATATACCGACAAGCAAATATTATTTGCCTACAAATTACGTCAAAAAGGCTTAACTTATAAACAACTTGAACAACAAACAGGTATTGGCAGTAAAACATTACAACGACGATTCAAATTAATTAAGTAA
- a CDS encoding OsmC family protein, whose amino-acid sequence MEKKSLYHTEIENRAGLNGYVRSLNGGKFEQLTSSPLKTVPGSNPEQLIGAALATCLNATLEAEEKRRGLSHQAVVRVAIDLGRDYQGFQFWLRAQVKLPQVERQTAQEMLAICERRCPVAKLLASSPNVTVELVDDFSLGEAIK is encoded by the coding sequence ATGGAGAAAAAATCACTCTATCATACTGAAATTGAAAATCGAGCCGGACTTAATGGATACGTTCGATCGTTAAATGGTGGAAAATTTGAACAATTAACGAGCAGCCCGCTGAAAACGGTTCCAGGTTCGAATCCGGAGCAGTTGATTGGAGCAGCTTTAGCAACTTGTTTAAATGCGACGCTTGAAGCAGAAGAAAAGCGGCGGGGCTTATCACATCAAGCGGTTGTTCGGGTAGCAATTGATTTAGGACGCGATTATCAGGGATTTCAATTCTGGTTGCGGGCGCAAGTTAAGCTGCCGCAAGTTGAACGACAAACTGCTCAAGAAATGCTAGCGATTTGTGAGCGGCGTTGCCCAGTTGCCAAATTATTAGCTAGCAGTCCGAATGTTACAGTTGAATTAGTAGATGATTTTAGTTTGGGGGAAGCAATCAAATGA
- a CDS encoding lipoate--protein ligase codes for MKYLVTDQRDIRYNLALETYLMEHADLTEPILYFYINSPCIILGANQNAYEEVNLDYVQRNKIILTRRTSGGGAVFDDLGNVSFSFITKDDGHSNGNFLKFTEPVLAALHAMGATGAELVGRNDLQIAGKKFSGNAMRLEHGRMFSHGTLMYDVDLSVIEKALNVPKDKIAAKGIKSVHSRVTNLKPFFTPDYQRLTIEEFRDTLARKILQVTDLSSAKEYFLDDTAKRAVTAINQKIFSNWDWVYGNSPAATIQHRQHFMQGTIDFRLQIKQGLISYLKIYGDFLGQADVGQFATKLIGIRYDRQAIVQALADVDLVPYFGKIDRQAIIDLLVRQE; via the coding sequence ATGAAATACTTGGTAACCGACCAACGAGATATTCGTTATAATTTAGCACTGGAAACCTATTTAATGGAACATGCTGATCTGACGGAACCAATTTTGTATTTTTACATTAACTCACCCTGTATTATTTTAGGCGCTAATCAAAATGCCTATGAAGAAGTTAACTTAGACTACGTTCAACGAAATAAAATTATTTTAACCCGACGGACTTCGGGAGGCGGGGCAGTTTTTGATGACTTGGGAAATGTTAGTTTTAGCTTCATAACTAAGGATGATGGGCATTCTAATGGTAACTTTTTGAAGTTCACTGAGCCAGTATTGGCTGCCCTGCATGCAATGGGGGCTACTGGAGCAGAATTAGTTGGTCGAAATGACTTGCAAATTGCTGGCAAAAAGTTTTCCGGTAACGCTATGCGATTAGAACATGGACGGATGTTTTCTCACGGTACGTTGATGTATGACGTTGATTTGAGCGTCATCGAAAAAGCCTTGAATGTTCCTAAAGACAAGATTGCGGCTAAGGGCATTAAATCAGTTCATAGTCGAGTTACTAACCTGAAACCATTCTTCACTCCTGATTATCAGCGATTAACGATTGAAGAGTTTCGTGATACGTTAGCTAGAAAGATTTTGCAGGTGACGGATTTAAGTTCAGCTAAAGAATATTTCCTAGACGACACGGCTAAACGAGCAGTTACCGCCATTAATCAAAAAATTTTCAGTAATTGGGATTGGGTTTATGGCAACTCACCAGCCGCAACCATTCAACATCGACAGCATTTTATGCAGGGTACAATTGATTTTCGTTTGCAAATAAAGCAGGGATTAATCAGTTATCTAAAAATTTATGGTGATTTTTTAGGACAAGCGGATGTTGGGCAATTTGCGACAAAATTGATTGGTATTCGTTATGACCGTCAGGCAATCGTTCAAGCATTGGCTGATGTTGACTTAGTGCCATATTTTGGAAAAATTGATCGTCAAGCAATTATTGATTTGTTGGTACGGCAGGAATAA
- a CDS encoding M1 family metallopeptidase, whose product MTEITRFYDTFQPEHYDVFLDINRQEKTITGKTTITGTAEQSEIAVHQKNLKVMAVTVAAEQLEFTLDAAADALKIKLPHAGKVEFSIAYTAPLTDTMMGIYPSYYEVNGEKKQLIGTQFETNFARQAFPCIDEPEAKATFSLAIKFDEQPGELVLSNMPETKVEAGVHYFAPTVKMSTYLVAFAFGDLQSKITTTNSGVKVGVFATKAHQPHELDFALDIAKRAIEFYEDFYQTPYPLPHSWQLALPDFSAGAMENWGLVTYREAYLLLDPANTALDTQKLVATVITHELAHQWFGDLVTMKWWDDLWLNESFANMMEYVAVDAIKPEWHVWEMFQESDVPAALQRDATDGVQSVHVQVNNPAEIDALFDGAIVYAKGARMLVMVRALIGDQALRAGLKQYFAAHQYSNATGADLWSALGSAAGIDVGAVMQSWLEQPGYPVVTAAIKAGELTLEQEQFFIGEGKQQGRSWQIPLHGNYSVVPTLMTDRELVLGDYRQLRQTAGKPFRLNVGNNSHFIVKYDAALLQDILANFESLDAIDQLQLLQDLRLLADSRQVSYAELVPLLPKFAASKSAVVNAILYQTAANLKKFVEPDTAEEKQLKHFFDQLSVKAVERLGWEAVEKESDDDKLTRPYVLNAALYAENAQAIAEAHRLFAAHQADLISLPAAIRPLVLANEVKHFGSQELFDKLLSAYRQTPDASYKSDLCVALTGTPDAALIKQLIEKFEDAETIKPQDLRAWYYRTLANDDGQQAAWDWIRQEWSWLEEKVGGDMEFATYITVTSQVFRSADRLAEFRTFFEPKINTPGLTREIKMDIKVITSRVNLVEAESSAVNAAIAEATK is encoded by the coding sequence ATGACTGAAATAACTCGTTTTTATGATACATTTCAACCAGAACACTACGATGTTTTCTTGGATATTAATCGTCAAGAAAAGACAATCACCGGGAAAACGACGATAACGGGGACTGCTGAGCAATCTGAAATTGCGGTCCACCAAAAGAACTTAAAGGTAATGGCGGTAACGGTCGCAGCTGAGCAATTAGAATTTACGCTTGATGCTGCTGCAGATGCTTTAAAAATAAAATTACCACATGCTGGCAAAGTTGAATTTTCGATTGCCTACACGGCCCCGTTAACCGACACGATGATGGGCATCTATCCTTCTTATTATGAAGTGAACGGAGAAAAAAAGCAGCTGATTGGGACACAATTTGAAACTAATTTTGCTCGTCAGGCTTTTCCTTGCATCGATGAACCGGAAGCCAAAGCAACCTTCTCACTGGCAATTAAATTTGACGAACAGCCTGGTGAACTGGTTTTAAGTAATATGCCAGAAACCAAAGTAGAAGCTGGAGTTCATTATTTTGCACCAACTGTCAAAATGTCGACTTACCTAGTTGCTTTTGCTTTTGGTGATTTGCAAAGTAAAATTACAACAACGAACAGCGGTGTTAAGGTTGGGGTTTTTGCTACAAAAGCGCATCAACCACATGAATTAGATTTTGCCTTAGATATTGCTAAACGTGCAATTGAATTTTATGAGGATTTTTATCAAACACCTTATCCGCTACCACATTCATGGCAGTTGGCTTTACCAGATTTTTCAGCAGGAGCTATGGAAAACTGGGGCTTGGTAACTTACCGCGAGGCCTATTTACTGCTTGACCCAGCAAATACGGCTTTAGACACGCAGAAACTTGTTGCAACTGTAATTACCCATGAACTAGCTCATCAATGGTTTGGTGATTTGGTAACTATGAAGTGGTGGGATGATCTTTGGTTAAATGAAAGTTTTGCCAATATGATGGAATATGTTGCGGTTGACGCGATTAAACCTGAATGGCATGTTTGGGAAATGTTCCAAGAATCTGATGTACCCGCAGCGCTGCAACGAGATGCTACAGATGGTGTCCAGTCAGTCCACGTTCAAGTTAATAATCCTGCTGAAATTGATGCCTTGTTTGACGGTGCGATTGTTTACGCTAAAGGTGCACGGATGTTAGTTATGGTCCGGGCTTTGATTGGCGATCAAGCATTGCGCGCCGGGTTGAAACAGTATTTTGCTGCCCACCAATACAGTAATGCAACTGGTGCAGATTTGTGGTCGGCCCTTGGTTCAGCTGCTGGAATTGATGTTGGTGCAGTTATGCAATCGTGGTTGGAACAACCAGGATATCCGGTTGTAACGGCTGCAATTAAGGCTGGCGAGTTGACCTTAGAACAAGAACAGTTTTTCATTGGTGAAGGTAAACAGCAGGGGCGTTCATGGCAAATTCCACTGCATGGCAATTATTCAGTTGTGCCGACTTTGATGACTGATCGTGAATTGGTGTTGGGTGATTATCGACAATTACGCCAGACAGCAGGTAAGCCATTCCGTTTGAATGTTGGCAATAACTCGCACTTTATTGTTAAATATGATGCTGCTTTGTTGCAGGATATTTTGGCAAACTTTGAGTCACTGGATGCGATTGATCAACTACAATTGTTACAGGATTTACGTTTGCTGGCTGATAGCCGCCAAGTATCTTATGCTGAGCTGGTACCATTGCTGCCAAAATTTGCTGCTAGCAAGTCAGCGGTTGTTAATGCAATTTTGTATCAAACAGCTGCTAATTTGAAAAAATTTGTTGAACCGGATACTGCTGAAGAAAAACAACTAAAGCACTTCTTTGATCAATTAAGTGTTAAAGCCGTTGAACGCTTGGGCTGGGAGGCAGTCGAAAAAGAATCTGATGATGACAAATTAACGCGGCCGTACGTTTTGAATGCTGCTTTATATGCTGAAAATGCGCAGGCAATTGCTGAAGCTCATCGATTGTTTGCAGCTCATCAAGCTGATTTGATCAGTTTGCCAGCCGCTATTCGACCGTTAGTTTTAGCTAATGAGGTTAAGCATTTTGGCAGTCAAGAACTCTTTGATAAGCTGTTGTCTGCCTATCGACAAACACCAGATGCCAGCTACAAGTCTGATCTTTGTGTTGCTTTGACCGGGACACCGGATGCTGCCTTGATCAAACAACTGATTGAGAAATTTGAAGATGCAGAAACAATCAAACCGCAAGATTTACGGGCTTGGTATTACCGGACATTGGCTAATGATGATGGTCAGCAAGCAGCTTGGGATTGGATTCGCCAAGAGTGGTCATGGCTGGAAGAAAAAGTCGGCGGCGATATGGAATTTGCCACCTATATCACTGTTACTTCGCAAGTCTTTCGCAGCGCGGATCGCTTAGCTGAATTTCGTACTTTCTTTGAACCCAAAATTAACACTCCCGGATTGACACGGGAAATCAAAATGGATATTAAAGTGATTACTAGTCGAGTTAATTTAGTTGAAGCAGAAAGTTCAGCAGTTAATGCTGCAATTGCTGAAGCAACTAAATAA
- a CDS encoding PadR family transcriptional regulator — protein MDPQLKKGFLEYCVLAILKKADSYGYQIIQKVQDVIEISESTLYPMLKRLEKKELIHSYTQEYNGRLRKYYRLTDQGNAAISQFLMEWHLIEKIHDFISEGQEDD, from the coding sequence ATGGATCCGCAATTAAAGAAAGGCTTTCTTGAATATTGTGTATTAGCGATTTTAAAAAAAGCTGATTCTTATGGTTATCAAATTATTCAAAAAGTTCAAGATGTTATTGAAATTTCTGAATCGACACTCTACCCGATGCTGAAACGACTTGAAAAAAAAGAGCTGATTCATAGTTATACTCAAGAATACAATGGACGCTTAAGAAAGTATTATCGTTTAACGGATCAAGGAAATGCAGCGATTTCGCAATTTTTAATGGAGTGGCATTTAATTGAGAAAATTCATGATTTTATCAGTGAGGGGCAAGAAGATGACTAA
- a CDS encoding DUF1700 domain-containing protein, giving the protein MTKKEFLVELSNSLNKNQIADVQSYVADYSELIDDKVDNGQPVAEAIASLGPIEEIVSQIRKAEGIAARPKVIIERKQMRLSTKILLSILLVLGAPLWGPLLGVALVLLVLVYSLLWIAPFIAAVIGTSFIGAGGFGLIASLVAMIKATFAFGLFQLGMSLVLLGGGIFAIMLAWYLSKYFIIATVSLTKWLIKHFKQQKGVDYLA; this is encoded by the coding sequence ATGACTAAAAAAGAATTTTTAGTAGAATTGAGCAACAGTTTGAACAAAAATCAAATTGCCGATGTGCAGAGTTATGTCGCAGATTATTCTGAGTTAATTGATGATAAGGTTGATAACGGACAACCCGTAGCTGAAGCTATTGCCAGCTTAGGGCCGATTGAGGAGATCGTCAGCCAGATTAGAAAAGCTGAAGGGATTGCTGCTAGGCCAAAAGTTATTATTGAAAGAAAGCAAATGAGACTATCAACTAAAATTTTACTTAGTATTTTGCTAGTTTTGGGAGCACCGCTTTGGGGTCCGTTGCTGGGTGTAGCTTTAGTTTTGCTGGTGCTAGTTTATAGTTTGCTATGGATTGCTCCGTTTATTGCGGCAGTGATTGGTACATCGTTTATTGGAGCTGGCGGTTTTGGTTTGATAGCGTCACTGGTGGCAATGATTAAAGCGACTTTTGCTTTTGGCCTGTTTCAATTGGGAATGAGCTTAGTGCTATTAGGTGGCGGAATTTTTGCAATCATGTTGGCATGGTATTTAAGTAAGTATTTCATTATTGCTACTGTGTCGTTGACAAAATGGTTAATAAAACATTTTAAACAACAAAAGGGAGTTGATTATCTTGCTTAG
- the iolG gene encoding inositol 2-dehydrogenase — MKKIKIGLIGLGRIGKMHLQNLANLRDLFEVTAICDPYSAELVELAKQFNISYTTKDYRDLLKHSDVEAVAIASATNTHAEIIMAAARAKKNIMCEKPIDTDVARIKEVLKVVADSHVKLQVGFNRRFDHNFHTIQKAVASGKLGEPQIIKISSRDPEPPSYDYIKVSGGLFNDMMIHDLDLIRFLSQSEVTEVYAKGAVLVDPEIGKLGDIDTAIVTLKFANGALGVIDNSRKAVYGYDQRAEVFGSKGQAFSENDKLSNVEIDLEDGGHLDKIPYFFIERYQQAYVAEFKEFYNCIVTDHQPLVTGLDGLRAVQLALACHQSLIAKSPVQLEY, encoded by the coding sequence ATGAAAAAAATCAAAATTGGTTTAATTGGCTTAGGTCGAATTGGAAAAATGCACTTACAAAACTTAGCAAACTTACGTGACTTATTCGAAGTTACTGCAATTTGTGACCCATATTCAGCTGAATTAGTTGAGTTAGCCAAACAGTTTAACATTTCTTACACTACCAAAGATTACCGAGACTTGCTAAAACATTCCGATGTTGAAGCTGTCGCAATTGCTTCAGCTACCAACACTCATGCAGAAATTATTATGGCCGCAGCTCGCGCAAAGAAAAATATCATGTGTGAAAAACCAATTGATACTGATGTCGCTCGCATAAAAGAGGTTTTGAAAGTTGTAGCTGATAGCCACGTAAAATTGCAGGTTGGCTTTAATCGTCGTTTTGATCATAATTTTCACACAATTCAAAAAGCCGTTGCAAGTGGCAAGCTTGGTGAACCGCAAATCATCAAAATCTCTTCGCGTGACCCTGAACCACCTTCTTATGATTACATCAAAGTTTCTGGCGGTTTATTCAATGACATGATGATTCACGATCTAGACTTAATTCGTTTTCTTAGTCAGAGTGAAGTCACCGAAGTTTACGCTAAAGGGGCCGTCCTAGTTGATCCAGAAATTGGTAAGCTCGGTGATATTGATACCGCAATTGTTACTTTAAAATTTGCTAATGGTGCTCTAGGAGTAATCGACAATAGCCGTAAAGCAGTCTATGGCTATGATCAGCGAGCTGAAGTTTTTGGTTCAAAAGGCCAAGCTTTCTCAGAAAATGACAAACTAAGTAATGTTGAAATTGACCTTGAAGATGGCGGACATTTGGATAAAATTCCTTATTTTTTCATTGAACGTTATCAACAAGCTTATGTTGCTGAATTCAAAGAATTTTATAATTGCATTGTCACTGATCACCAGCCCTTGGTAACCGGATTAGATGGTTTACGTGCTGTTCAATTAGCTCTGGCCTGCCACCAATCGTTAATTGCTAAGTCACCAGTCCAATTAGAATACTAA
- the pnuC gene encoding nicotinamide riboside transporter PnuC, with the protein MFSRYVDVLSNLPQYSKNIFRRNYFGWLISQCRGWGRFSYGLLLFNLVLQIISLVQSFNTAPIQSIVAFIGGNLSVACVIGISNRSGIQGWAGALSAVCIASVGFVAGNYATACEQLGYLLFLDLFCILDPKWNDNIQAEKFEKNSEWLYYALFFAGAWVVFYYLFSMTNDPRVFLDSLNLAMAVTGSLLELNRKREQYFVWTIASLFTIALWTQTMLQGDGNFSLIFSYSVFFLNDMYAFFSTRGWFRTAKTK; encoded by the coding sequence GTGTTTTCTCGCTATGTTGATGTTTTAAGTAATTTGCCGCAATATTCAAAAAATATTTTCCGACGTAATTATTTTGGCTGGTTAATTTCGCAATGCCGTGGCTGGGGCCGTTTCAGTTATGGACTATTATTATTTAACCTAGTTTTACAGATTATTTCGTTAGTGCAATCATTTAATACAGCACCAATTCAGTCAATTGTTGCTTTTATTGGTGGTAACTTATCGGTTGCTTGTGTGATTGGAATTTCGAACCGCTCGGGGATCCAAGGCTGGGCCGGAGCGTTAAGTGCGGTTTGTATTGCTTCAGTTGGTTTTGTAGCTGGAAACTACGCAACAGCCTGTGAACAGTTAGGATATTTGCTGTTTTTGGATTTGTTTTGCATTTTGGATCCAAAATGGAATGACAATATTCAAGCTGAAAAATTTGAAAAAAACAGTGAGTGGTTATACTATGCTTTATTCTTTGCTGGAGCATGGGTAGTGTTTTATTATTTATTTAGTATGACAAATGATCCCCGAGTCTTTTTAGATAGTTTGAATTTGGCGATGGCCGTTACGGGTTCTTTATTGGAACTTAACCGGAAACGAGAACAATATTTTGTTTGGACAATTGCTTCGTTATTTACTATCGCACTGTGGACTCAGACGATGTTGCAAGGTGATGGTAACTTTTCTTTAATTTTTAGTTATAGTGTATTTTTCTTAAACGATATGTATGCTTTCTTTAGTACTCGTGGCTGGTTTCGGACCGCAAAAACTAAATAA
- a CDS encoding class Ib ribonucleoside-diphosphate reductase assembly flavoprotein NrdI produces the protein MRILFISISGNTRAFVKKMTEYAQKNRQSDSKARLVEATEVTNGNQLIEMRQPFAVFVPTYLDGGDGINSSNHEIMTNELHDTLEDNNNYRKCYGVVGSGNRNFNAQFGLTAKQYANQFGFPVIDFYELRGTSADVVRVYQHLSEFQQRFEEKN, from the coding sequence ATTAGAATTTTATTTATTAGTATTTCTGGCAACACGCGGGCGTTTGTCAAAAAAATGACAGAATATGCGCAAAAGAACCGGCAGAGTGATTCCAAAGCCAGATTAGTTGAAGCAACTGAAGTAACAAACGGAAACCAGTTGATTGAAATGCGTCAACCATTTGCTGTTTTTGTGCCAACATATCTTGATGGTGGTGATGGCATTAATAGTAGCAATCATGAAATTATGACCAATGAGTTACATGATACTTTGGAAGATAATAACAATTATCGCAAGTGTTATGGGGTTGTTGGGAGTGGCAATCGTAACTTTAATGCTCAATTTGGGCTAACTGCTAAACAATATGCCAATCAATTCGGTTTTCCGGTAATTGATTTTTATGAATTGCGGGGAACTTCTGCTGATGTAGTTCGCGTTTATCAGCATTTAAGTGAATTTCAGCAACGTTTCGAAGAAAAAAACTAA
- a CDS encoding NRAMP family divalent metal transporter, with amino-acid sequence MTHSFSFKKLLKVWGPGLVVMLADTDAGCLITAAQSGAQWQYTMILPQLLLIPILFMAQEMTVRLGIVTGKGHGELIRDNFGLGWAILSAGTLAASAIGALLTEFAGIAGVGELFGISKWITVPIATILLVGIAFSGSYRRVEKTGIVIGLAELAFIAAMFMVHPSISAIGQGLLTVPYHSSSYIYLVAANVGAVIMPWMIFYQQGAVVDKKLSPAVLRKEQHDTAVGTVITQGIMIVFVITFAATVGQHHGQTALNTVGDLATSLAPFLGTTMAKMLIGVSLLGGALVAALVVALAGTWGITEVLNWPHSLNEKLNRNNFGFYLMYALAHIIGAFLVLINFNLVSLSITVEVMNALLLPIVLGFLLLLEAKVLPAQYRMHGWYKWIVTSCCLIVMLFGLYMVGPTLKLW; translated from the coding sequence ATTACTCATTCATTTAGTTTTAAAAAACTTCTCAAAGTCTGGGGTCCTGGCCTAGTTGTCATGCTGGCCGATACTGATGCTGGCTGTCTAATTACAGCGGCTCAATCTGGAGCTCAATGGCAATATACAATGATTTTGCCACAGTTATTATTGATTCCAATTCTATTTATGGCCCAAGAAATGACAGTCCGTTTAGGAATCGTTACTGGCAAAGGCCATGGTGAATTAATTCGTGATAACTTTGGACTCGGTTGGGCAATTTTGTCTGCCGGAACTCTGGCCGCTTCAGCAATTGGTGCTCTTTTAACCGAGTTTGCCGGAATTGCCGGAGTTGGTGAACTATTTGGTATTTCCAAATGGATCACTGTTCCCATCGCCACGATCTTGTTAGTTGGCATTGCCTTTAGTGGTAGTTATCGTCGAGTAGAAAAAACTGGAATTGTTATCGGCTTAGCTGAACTAGCTTTTATTGCTGCAATGTTCATGGTTCATCCTAGTATTTCAGCAATTGGTCAAGGATTATTGACTGTTCCCTACCACAGTTCCTCTTATATTTATCTTGTAGCAGCCAATGTGGGTGCTGTAATTATGCCTTGGATGATTTTTTATCAACAAGGAGCCGTTGTTGACAAAAAATTGTCTCCAGCTGTTTTACGTAAAGAACAACATGATACAGCTGTTGGAACCGTAATCACTCAAGGAATTATGATCGTCTTTGTAATTACTTTCGCCGCAACTGTCGGTCAGCATCACGGACAAACAGCACTCAACACCGTCGGCGATTTGGCAACTTCTTTAGCTCCTTTTCTGGGAACCACAATGGCCAAAATGTTAATCGGTGTTAGTTTGTTAGGAGGTGCTTTAGTAGCTGCTTTGGTCGTTGCCCTAGCTGGTACTTGGGGCATTACCGAGGTACTCAACTGGCCGCATAGTCTGAATGAAAAGTTAAATCGCAATAATTTTGGCTTTTATCTAATGTATGCTTTAGCCCACATCATTGGTGCTTTTCTAGTATTAATTAATTTTAACTTGGTATCATTGTCAATCACTGTTGAAGTAATGAATGCTTTATTGTTACCCATTGTATTAGGTTTTTTGCTCTTATTGGAAGCAAAAGTTTTACCAGCCCAATATCGGATGCATGGTTGGTATAAATGGATCGTTACGAGTTGCTGCTTAATTGTAATGTTATTCGGTTTATATATGGTTGGCCCGACACTAAAACTTTGGTAA